The proteins below are encoded in one region of Candidatus Binataceae bacterium:
- a CDS encoding MdtB/MuxB family multidrug efflux RND transporter permease subunit: MNPSRLFILRPVATSLLMVAILLAGMVAYLELPVSALPEVDYPTIQVLTFYPGASPDVMASSVTAPLERQFGEVPGLNQMTSNSSFGSSVITLQFVLDLNIDVAEQEVQAAINAAATYLPVNLPNPPIYSKINPADAPILTLALTSKELPLSQVEDLADTRLAEKISQVSGVGMVSISGGQKPAVRIQANPTQLASYGMTLEDLRTAIASANVDQAKGNFDGSHQAYTIGDNDQLLTSKDYQPLIIAYRNGAPIKLSDVAKVVDDAENVKEAAWMNTTPAVILNIQRQPGANIIAVVDKVRALMPRLQASLPASVQVAVLTDRTTTIRASVADVQFELILTIALVVMVIFLFLRSLSATIIPSIAVPLSLIGTFGVMYLLGYSLNNLTLMALTISTGFVVDDAIVMIENISRFIEEGDSPLEAALKGSEQIGFTIVSLTVSLIAVLIPLLFMGDIVGRLFREFAVTLAVTILVSAVVSLTLTPMMSSKLLRHTPEAQQTWFYRKSEKLFNDTIAFYGRTLQWVLRHQPETLLVAVATLVLTILLYIIVPKGFFPIQDTGVIQGVSEAPQNVSFPAIEQRQQQLAQIILEDPAVESLSSFVGIDGTNTTVNSGRFLINLKPLEERKVSISEVIRRLQPKLAKVDGITLFMQPVQDLTVEDRVSRTEFQYSLEDPNPTELAEWVGRFVDKLKTLPQLVDVATDQQNDGLQAHLVIDRSTASRLGITSQMIDDTLYDAFGQRQISTIYTQLNQYHVVLEVDPEFQRNPKALDQIYVRSTTGGQVPLSAFTTLEKSTLPLVVNHQGQFPTVTVSFNLAPGYSLGDAVDAIQSAKQEIGMPQSISAGFQGTAEAFRASLRNEPLLILAALVTVYIVLGVLYESYIHPITILSTLPSAGVGAILALMICGSELNIIALIGIILLIGIVKKNAIMMIDFALEAQREGGKNSVDAIYEACLLRFRPIMMTTMAALLGGLPLALGTGTGSELRRPLGIAIVGGLIVSQVLTLYTTPVIFLAFDRLAERIANRGTARVKSPEQASPPASGAPAHAR, encoded by the coding sequence GTGAACCCATCGCGGCTCTTCATTCTGCGGCCAGTCGCGACCTCGCTCTTGATGGTCGCAATTCTGCTCGCAGGGATGGTTGCATACCTGGAGCTGCCGGTCTCGGCGCTGCCCGAGGTCGACTATCCGACGATCCAGGTGCTGACCTTCTATCCCGGAGCGAGTCCGGACGTGATGGCGTCTTCGGTGACCGCGCCGCTCGAGCGTCAGTTCGGCGAGGTGCCGGGCCTCAACCAGATGACGTCGAACAGCTCGTTCGGCAGCTCGGTAATCACGCTGCAGTTCGTGCTCGATCTGAATATCGACGTCGCCGAGCAGGAAGTTCAGGCGGCAATCAATGCTGCGGCAACTTATCTGCCGGTGAATCTTCCCAACCCGCCGATCTACAGCAAGATAAATCCGGCTGATGCGCCAATTCTCACGCTCGCGCTGACTTCGAAGGAGTTGCCGCTCTCGCAGGTCGAAGACCTTGCCGATACGCGCCTCGCCGAGAAGATCTCGCAAGTGTCGGGCGTCGGCATGGTCAGTATCAGCGGCGGCCAAAAGCCCGCGGTGCGTATTCAGGCGAATCCGACGCAGCTCGCGTCGTATGGGATGACGCTCGAGGATTTGCGCACCGCGATTGCGAGCGCCAACGTCGATCAAGCCAAGGGCAACTTTGACGGTTCCCATCAGGCCTACACGATCGGCGACAACGATCAGCTTCTCACCAGCAAGGACTACCAGCCGCTGATCATCGCGTATCGCAACGGCGCGCCGATCAAACTGTCAGACGTTGCCAAGGTCGTTGACGACGCCGAGAACGTCAAGGAAGCGGCGTGGATGAATACCACGCCCGCCGTCATCCTGAACATTCAGCGCCAGCCCGGCGCCAACATTATCGCGGTCGTCGATAAGGTGCGGGCGCTGATGCCGCGCCTGCAAGCCTCGCTGCCCGCATCGGTGCAAGTCGCCGTGCTCACCGATCGCACGACGACGATCCGTGCCTCGGTCGCCGACGTGCAGTTCGAGTTGATACTGACCATCGCACTGGTCGTGATGGTCATCTTCCTGTTCCTGCGCAGCCTGTCCGCGACGATCATCCCGAGTATCGCGGTTCCGCTGTCGCTCATCGGAACCTTCGGCGTGATGTACTTGCTCGGCTACAGCCTCAACAACCTGACCCTGATGGCGCTGACGATCTCGACCGGCTTCGTCGTCGATGACGCCATCGTCATGATCGAGAACATCTCGCGCTTTATCGAGGAAGGCGATTCGCCGCTCGAGGCCGCACTCAAGGGCTCGGAGCAGATCGGCTTCACGATCGTGTCGCTGACCGTGTCGCTGATCGCGGTTTTGATTCCGCTGCTGTTTATGGGCGATATTGTGGGCCGGCTCTTCCGCGAGTTTGCCGTCACGCTCGCGGTTACGATCCTGGTCTCCGCCGTTGTGTCATTGACGCTCACGCCGATGATGAGCTCGAAGCTGCTGCGGCATACGCCTGAAGCGCAGCAAACCTGGTTCTATCGAAAATCGGAGAAACTCTTCAACGACACAATCGCATTCTACGGCCGCACCTTGCAGTGGGTATTGCGCCATCAGCCGGAAACGCTGCTGGTCGCGGTCGCAACGCTCGTACTGACTATTCTGCTTTATATAATCGTTCCCAAGGGCTTCTTCCCAATTCAGGATACCGGCGTTATCCAGGGAGTATCGGAAGCTCCGCAAAATGTCTCATTTCCGGCGATCGAGCAGCGCCAGCAGCAGCTGGCGCAGATCATCCTCGAGGATCCCGCGGTCGAAAGTCTGTCGTCGTTTGTCGGGATCGACGGCACCAACACCACCGTCAACAGCGGGCGGTTCCTGATCAACCTGAAGCCGCTTGAAGAGCGCAAAGTCAGTATCAGCGAAGTCATCCGCCGCCTCCAGCCCAAGCTGGCCAAGGTTGACGGAATCACGCTGTTTATGCAGCCCGTGCAGGATCTGACCGTCGAAGACCGCGTCAGCCGCACGGAGTTTCAGTACAGTCTCGAAGATCCGAATCCGACCGAGCTGGCGGAATGGGTAGGGCGCTTCGTCGATAAGCTCAAAACTCTGCCGCAGCTCGTCGATGTCGCGACCGATCAGCAGAACGACGGCTTGCAAGCGCACTTGGTAATCGATCGAAGCACTGCGTCACGGCTCGGAATCACCTCTCAGATGATCGACGATACTCTCTACGACGCATTCGGCCAGCGTCAAATATCAACTATCTATACTCAGTTGAACCAGTATCACGTGGTGCTCGAGGTCGATCCCGAGTTCCAGCGCAACCCCAAGGCGCTCGACCAGATTTATGTACGCTCCACAACCGGAGGCCAGGTGCCGCTGAGCGCATTCACCACGCTCGAAAAAAGCACGCTGCCCCTGGTGGTGAATCACCAGGGACAATTCCCCACCGTCACGGTTTCGTTCAATCTCGCGCCCGGATACTCACTTGGCGACGCCGTCGACGCTATACAGTCCGCGAAACAGGAAATCGGGATGCCCCAGAGCATCTCAGCTGGATTCCAAGGCACCGCCGAGGCCTTCCGCGCGTCGCTGCGCAACGAGCCGCTCCTGATTCTCGCGGCGCTGGTCACCGTGTATATCGTGCTCGGCGTTTTGTACGAAAGCTACATTCACCCGATCACGATTCTCTCCACGCTGCCGTCAGCCGGCGTCGGCGCGATCCTGGCCCTGATGATCTGCGGCAGCGAGCTCAATATCATCGCTCTGATCGGCATCATTTTGCTGATCGGTATCGTCAAGAAGAACGCCATCATGATGATCGACTTCGCGCTCGAAGCGCAGCGCGAAGGGGGCAAGAATTCCGTCGACGCGATATACGAGGCGTGCCTGCTGCGTTTCAGACCGATCATGATGACCACGATGGCGGCGCTGCTCGGCGGTCTGCCGCTGGCATTGGGCACCGGTACCGGTTCCGAATTGCGACGTCCACTTGGTATTGCGATCGTGGGCGGATTGATCGTCAGCCAGGTGCTGACTCTTTACACCACGCCGGTGATCTTCCTGGCCTTCGATCGTCTTGCAGAGCGGATCGCCAACCGCGGCACGGCGAGGGTTAAATCGCCGGAGCAGGCCTCGCCTCCAGCTTCGGGGGCGCCGGCGCACGCGCGTTAG